The sequence below is a genomic window from Montipora capricornis isolate CH-2021 chromosome 14, ASM3666992v2, whole genome shotgun sequence.
TTTGATTTCTCTGTACTTTCATTGCAATGCATCAATTCCCATGTTTCAATTTATGAATACCATTTCACACTTAAATTTCTGCATGTATATACTTGCCATTCAAGTTAATTTATGACAATGGCGTGAAGTCATCCGAAGGTCAAGTCACCTTTCTGGTTTACCTGCAGTTATATTCTGAATGGTGAATTTGAAGTGATGGTTTGCAACTAAGCTCAGGATATTTAGGTACACAATTCTAACTGAAGTCATTGCAGCTTGCTTTGAGCACTCTCAAAAGGACAACCAGTTTTCTTAACTGGTACGAGCTTTTAGTACTGAACTTTTAACTCAAGAgactgattttttttcctctcgcACTCCATTATTAGTCTTCATGCCACATAGATTTCTCCTTGAAAAGCAATCATATTTTTCCATCCCTCACGGGTAATCGGATGACTGCTCCGCTAGATTTCACGGGTGCATTGAGAGATGCATGCAGGCAAAGGTGAAAATGACACATTGAGAACAATATTCTTAAATGCATTTTGATACAGAATCCTTTTTGCAGGCCATCTATGTTTTGCATAGGCAGTTTTATTCTGATAAGAATCAATTTTGTTGaacattttaaacaaaacaagaaatgaaCATGAGTAGCAATTAATAATATACACAGAAATCAAAAAGTCAATCATGAAATGCAACCAGTCTTTACGAGCAGAAAGACCATTGACGAACTAGGACACAGGATTGAAGCCTCCACTGGGTTTTATTCTGAATGGTGAATTTCAAGTGATGGTTTGGAACTAAGCTCAGGATATTTAGGTATCTACGGCACTTGAAAAGTATAAATCCAATTTTGCCTTGCTGTGAAATGAATTGTTGCAGATGATGTACATTTCAGCTAGGTTTTTGAAGAACAGTCCCCACTTCGGAACGAAAAAGCCCAATGAATTATTGCATTTGAAGCGAGTTTAACTCCCAGTTACTGGAATGTCATCCAGCTCCTAGCTAAGCAGAGTGTAGCTATTTTGCCAGCCATTGAATTGTTCAGGTTGTGTTTTGACTGGAGGATGGTCTTGTCACTCGTATAATTTTACAGATAAACATGAAGGtttttaaataacaattaaTAATATTGGCCTCACAGATGCTTTCAGGTAGCTGAAGAAAGCATAATTGTATGTTTTTGTCCCGTGATGGGATGGGTTAGGCAGGGCCGTGCGACAGTCTTGCTGTGCTTTGTTAAGTTTTACAGAAACCAAACTGAGATCTCCTTTGAAAAAGGCAAAACTGATTTGGTATCAATTATTATTGGGATAGTGCTACAATGTGTTTACACCGATACAGAAAAACATGCCTACCTTAAGCAAGTTGAAGGAaagaaataaactgttttgccCTACTTGTTGTCTTGTTCTAATTTACTTGAATAAGGGAAGGCTTTTGACAATACAAGAAGTGGCCATTGTGTTCAGGGCAGGAAAGATTAAATGACACCTAGGAAAAAAGGGCTTTCAGATCTAACCTTGAAGAGGACTTGCccagaaaaaaaggaacagaAAGGAAAGGCAAGGCTAAGGCTACTTAAGTAAGTGCAATTTTTTAAGCCACACTCTAAATCAATCAAGTCAATCTTTTATTTAACTCACACAGAATATTTATGTAAAGTTGTAATGGACCATAGATTATTGTTAAGGCAAGAAATTCAGAGCTGCAATGGGATTTTGCAAGTCTCAACTGGAGTAATGAGCTCTCATTCTGTTTATCATCATTGCTATGATTATTACGTTTCCGAGGCAGTCAGTAAATTGTTTGTGCAACTAACCAACTCAAGTAATAACAAGCAAAACAATGCTGAACTGAAAAGGGGTTACCAAAGTGAATCTTGCAATGTGCTCCACTGTTCATCCTCTGAAATCAAACAGATAACGAAGGTTGAAATGATTGCCAACAACAAATGGCTTAAATAGTGCAGAGAAGCGAGCAGATCACTCCTCTTTTTCGTCTATAGTCCAAACTTTTATACAGTTGACacaaaataaagttcattatttatCAACAGGTGCAATGAAAAAACCAGCCAAATcgtggaaaaataaaaaatcacgACCTGCAAAATACTCAAAATGGTCAATGCAACATTCTAGAAAGTAAGGGTCCCTAGGCAAGTACCAAAACAACTTAACAGGTGACTGGGAGGAATCACACAAATCAACGAAAATGGTTTCGGGGGGAACCGGGTAGAATCCCACCGCATTCGACCGAGTTACCTTTGAAATCCACCCTTGTTTAGCTTGAAAGCGAAAATACCTCTCCGTGCCTGCGTTTTGTTCACACAAGAAACGGCGAAAAAGAATCCCGAGTTTGTTTTCGTTAAAGTTTTAGACCAACCTTAACTTCAAGTGAAATAATTTTAAGTCAAAAATTTCGtgtttccaagatggcggaagaCGGAGTGGTTCCCAGACTGTTATCTGAAAGAGGGTTGGTGCAACTCACGTGATCAAAATCCTAGCAACCGCCATATTGTTTAACAACAAAGTCGAAAGAATGGCGAATGCTGTGAATTTGGGCTACATGTATCAGTCGGGACAATAATTTATATCCGTTGAATTGCGGTTAAAATGGAAGGATTTTTGCATTCAGGTCAGCCgtcatttcctttgttcaagTATCATAGAAAAAGTAGTTTTGTTTTCGTAAAACTAGGATGATTATCCGTTGCATTGTGAACAGGATATGTTTTCAATAACACATGAGGCACGATTTACGGACACCATTACAGTGTAAGGTTTACTTGTCAGGCCTTACAACAATACAAGCGAGCAGAGTGGAGAACTGGAACCTAATGAAAACCAAACCCGTGTcttaaatgtgttttgacatgatctggccctagttgttcaaacgatggatggcgctatccaccggataaatcactatcgaGTGGATAACTATTGGCGATACCAATTGCActatttatccggtggatagcgttatccaccttttgaacaaccgaggtcTTATCTGTATCACTGAAACGGGGTTGATTTTAGGCCAAGGGCAACAAAGGTCAAcaacactcactcactcacgaAACATTCACATTAcctcagtcatattttttttctggcccCGAATTATAGCGGGAATACGAAATAGCGGATAGcaaatttctgagaaaacaaggGCAAATCGAAAGTGAATGGGTTTAAGTTGGAAATAACGGGGCCCGAGTGTAATACGAAATTCGTGAGGAAAGCGCAAGAAACAATTACCCGTTTGcatgacaaaatttgtttcgcttaccaaattttcaatttgtgtACGCACTTGAACACATCAGATTATAATATTCCATAACCAGAGAGTTCCAATCAACTTAATTTAAGACGGATAGACTCTTTCAAAAGCTAGTTTAATTAAACTTCACTAACGTTTTCCTCCAGTTCAAGGTGAGCAAATTGCAAAATGTGTTAGTTGACGCTTGACTAGAAGTCGTCGTCCTTCTTCGAAGATAGATAtcttttcaaaacaagtaaCACCTTTCTCAGTGCAGACAGGACCATTAGTGTCGCCAATTTGTTAAGTAGATAACATAGATAAGAGGATCCGCCTCACGTAATAATACATTTTCATGTGATTTTTTGTCCCAAACAACTTGAAGGACTGAACTTGTGTGGTTTTCGAATTGTGATGGCCTCTCCATATGAGCAAACGTTTTTATCCAGTCTCACTGAAAGGAAAAGGAAGCGATCTGATATTTCAGAGGCACTGGAAAGACTGAAAAATGTCTCACTCTCAGAGTTGTCAGATTTGTGCTCCGTGCTCAGTAAGGACGATATACTCTGGCTCCTTCAAGCAAAAGTGCCAAATGCCCTAAGGTTAGCAGAAATCGTGCGTGCTTTACCATCGGCCATGCCAAGGGCGGCTAAGAATACTCTGTTGACCTATTACTTCAAAACATTTGCAGCAGTTGGGGAGATCGATCGGGAAAAGTTCGTCaatcttttattgttttgcacCGCCGATCAGCAGAAATCCGGCAATGACGTTACGGAAATGGAAATCCTCGCGCCACCAATCAGCAATTGCATTAAGTGTAAATCTCCGCTAATTTCACAGAATAAAATGTGTACAGTTAATGTGTTTTCCCTTGAGAAAGGAAAATCTGCCATGAAACTGTCTTGTCGCTGTAAGGATTGCAAATTTAACTATGGTTATTCCATGTTTGGAAACGCAGAAGGAGGTTTCCATTTTTACGAAGTTCAACGTCCTTATGTAGAAGCCAGCGATGATGTATTCTTGGATAGAAACCTGTGTCTGTTTCAAGTATCTTTGGCGTAAGTATACGTGTAAAGTGGCTCTTCTCCTTGAAGAAAATTTCCCCAAAAATCCTGTACTAGCATGCGCAGGTCCGCTCTCTTTTTGAAGAAGTACAGTTCTTTAATTTTGATTGTTTGTTACCTTTTAATGCTCCAGTCATGGGTCAAAATAGCCATTTTATGTTATTTAGCAGAAAGGTAACTCCCAAACGTATGGCCACCTAAAAACTGGCAAAATACACAAGAATTACGTTCTACTCTCACGAAAAAACAAATGCTCCAGTCATGGGTCAAAATTAGCCATTTTATGTTATTTTGCAGAAAGGTAACTCCCAAATGTATGGCCACCTAAAAACTGGCAAAATACACAAGAATTACGTTCTACTCTCACGAAAATACAAATATGaattttatcaatttttttgaaaaattagaggcagcaccattttttttttcaggaatcaTTCATGGGTATCTTTCGTTGGATTTGCTGAAAGTTTTACAGAAGTTGTTAGAAATACGCCAAGTGGATTTCAGAGCCTACCGGCAGAGCTACAACAGGTTGCTACAAAGAAAAGCGGTATGAACCCCAAATGTATATATCTATGTATATGTGTGTATGATTTCGAACTTTACAGAATAAATAAATTGTAGCAGTTCCAGGGATCAATATAATTCTCTGAAGTTATTAAAATGATTAAAGACTGCAACTTAGACCTTCGAACTCTCAAAATCTTCTATACAAGGGCGGATCACTTAGTATCGTGTTAATTACAATCAAGCCTTGTTCTGGTTGTTGTCGGTTTATAATGCAGTGTCCATGACCAATTTACTTTTTACCTACTAATGCAGTTAACAGACTGGATCGAAAGATGGTGTCTTCCGCCTTTTACTGGCACGAGATAGAGAGTGAAATAATGGAAAGAAATCTGGACTGGTCTTTCAAAGGAAAATTGGAGGATGCTCGTGATGAATTCATGAAATTCATCGAAAGCAAAAGACGAACCGAAAATTATGCACACCCAGTGAAAGACTGCTCTCAAATGTGCAAAGAAAGAGGTAATATCTGCAAATTAACGTATTTTGGCCTAGATTTGCAACCATATGGGTGTGCTTGTCTTCTTATAACTCATGCggatcaagaaaaattcatcgCCAAACTGGtcaattccaaagtaaattttactcgaaaaaccgatatcgtattCATGGCTTCgcgattcatgcgatatcggtctttagcgtaaaatgtaccgtggaattcattagttaggcaatgaatgtttctgtagaagaaagcaaagaaaatgttttaattatatttattcataattttcttTTGGTACGCATTTGGACTATTTTATTTCAAGCTACTTATCCCAATTAGGTATAAAGttgaattttttcatatttaccaCTCGTTCCCTTACCTTGTATCTGTAAGGGCTTAATTTATTCTATTCTACACAAAGCAACGCTTGCGGAGATACAAGGCGTGCATACTGGACATGCTTCCTCACGTCCAGGTTTTTTCCACTGAATATTTTGTTGATCTTGAAGGCTGTGAAAAGTTTGTTTCCATCGATGGAATTTGGAAACTTCGCCATCCTCACTGCCTTTACCCAGTCAAGGCAGAAGTTGCTGGGCTTCCCACCATAAATTACCCTAACGTTTGCACTGAGGAGCCTGAGACGCAAGCATCAGCCTTCTGCGCCGAACACAGTGAGCTTGCCATGGAAAAAAACATTCCCACCAATTTAAGGGAATTCATTCACGATTACTGTAAAGTTCCAAGAAACCATGACGGTATATATGCAACAATTCATTCAATTTACTTTTTAATTCATGTTACCATTTGCATGATTCATGCCGCTTGTTTGAGATGCATGTGCCCTTATTTTGCAATTATTGAGGTGCAGCAAGTTCGGATCCCTAGATTTCGTAGTATCCTTCGCAACCGCAAGGTTTATACTTCTT
It includes:
- the LOC138033057 gene encoding uncharacterized protein, encoding MEGFLHSGLNLCGFRIVMASPYEQTFLSSLTERKRKRSDISEALERLKNVSLSELSDLCSVLSKDDILWLLQAKVPNALRLAEIVRALPSAMPRAAKNTLLTYYFKTFAAVGEIDREKFVNLLLFCTADQQKSGNDVTEMEILAPPISNCIKCKSPLISQNKMCTVNVFSLEKGKSAMKLSCRCKDCKFNYGYSMFGNAEGGFHFYEVQRPYVEASDDVFLDRNLCLFQVSLANHSWVSFVGFAESFTEVVRNTPSGFQSLPAELQQVATKKSVNRLDRKMVSSAFYWHEIESEIMERNLDWSFKGKLEDARDEFMKFIESKRRTENYAHPVKDCSQMCKERGCEKFVSIDGIWKLRHPHCLYPVKAEVAGLPTINYPNVCTEEPETQASAFCAEHSELAMEKNIPTNLREFIHDYCKVPRNHDGSDPSDVNVKNAEKINDVVANLQTDSRHRGSSAAQSQGMRV